Proteins encoded together in one Corallococcus soli window:
- a CDS encoding TonB-dependent receptor domain-containing protein, whose amino-acid sequence MRVSSLGPWLLSLLLLTTGPALADNTADEADIAFELGNDAYSHGNYTEALRSYFTSYRLVPNRNVLFNIARCFEALGKFNEAYRYYNDLLGEDLPTEDAAEVSRSLERLRPKVALVRVTTNPRGADVFVDRTDLGSRGRSPQTLALTPGRHKVLVRKDGYRPTEAIVTVTKGRETPVDLDLGLITGIVDVTGTPAGAELRDSPTGPLLGRIPAKLRLSPGQRVLHVRAPGHAPGQYVLDVPAEGTLPLVVTLSAQTRPTGRVVVTANHDGATVRVDGRPAGFTPTVVTLPEGEHVLEVESRDVRPMRQKVTVIPDQEVKVHATLRYEPPPVRAASKSLLSVDEAPASTTVLTPEELRAFGWRTLAEALAGVRGFFLTDDRTYTYLGVRGFSPPGDLNTRILILWDGHAMNDVWAGQGYAAHDLSVDLEEVERIEIVRGPGSALYGTGAFFGVINVVPRESLGLDRRLEITGAVGAMGSTLVHATTSWEDPNRSILFSLAGMNARGADTTRLGDPGPIVTGLDGEKAGTGSLRARIGNLSLVAQLHGRTKDVPTAPYGTLVGAQGTRVQDVRGFAEAKYERALSERINLSLRGAVDLSRYEGHFNYGGDQTNTDSGAADWLTAEARVLVGLFDANRLTFGVEGQHQLRVDQKSVGPSVEEPLGTRTRSLVSVYALDEWRLHPRLSLSLGFRVDKYTDLDTLPLTPRLAVIGRPYDKGLTKLVIGRAFRAPNVYELFYQDNLLTQRPAEQLLPETITTFEVEHSHDLTQELRLTVAGYHNRISQLITLNTEAAPTPRCGPDGAPTQCLVYANSSGETLAWGAEAGLHWQPGRWLLVDLSYSYVTLRNASQDVVQAKPAHLASGRFLLPVGNGDMRIATQATYQSSRVDNISGADSGEALLLGFGVSGDYGRLRYFAGVNNLLDTRYAFVVGEDVSAGPVPQYGRTFNLQLTGSF is encoded by the coding sequence ATGCGTGTGTCCTCCCTCGGCCCGTGGCTGCTCTCACTGCTGCTCCTCACCACCGGTCCCGCCCTGGCGGACAACACGGCGGATGAGGCGGACATCGCCTTCGAGCTGGGCAACGACGCCTACTCCCACGGGAACTACACCGAAGCGCTGCGCTCGTACTTCACCAGCTACCGGCTGGTCCCCAACCGCAACGTCCTCTTCAACATCGCCCGCTGCTTCGAGGCCCTGGGCAAGTTCAACGAGGCGTACCGCTACTACAACGACCTGCTCGGCGAGGACCTGCCCACCGAGGACGCCGCCGAGGTGTCCCGCTCCCTGGAGCGCCTGCGCCCCAAGGTCGCCCTGGTGCGCGTCACCACCAACCCCCGGGGCGCGGACGTGTTCGTGGACCGCACCGACCTGGGCAGCCGGGGCCGCTCGCCCCAGACGCTCGCGCTCACGCCGGGTCGCCACAAGGTCCTCGTGCGCAAGGACGGCTACCGCCCCACCGAGGCCATCGTCACCGTCACCAAGGGTCGCGAGACGCCCGTCGACCTGGACCTGGGCCTCATCACCGGCATCGTGGACGTCACCGGCACCCCCGCGGGCGCCGAGCTGCGTGACTCGCCGACGGGCCCCCTGCTGGGCCGCATCCCCGCGAAGCTGCGCCTGTCCCCCGGCCAGCGCGTGCTCCACGTGCGCGCCCCCGGCCACGCGCCCGGGCAGTACGTCCTCGACGTGCCCGCCGAGGGCACCCTGCCGCTCGTCGTCACCCTGAGCGCCCAGACGCGCCCCACCGGCCGCGTCGTCGTCACCGCCAACCACGACGGCGCCACGGTGCGCGTGGACGGCCGCCCCGCGGGCTTCACCCCCACCGTCGTCACCCTCCCGGAGGGCGAACATGTGCTGGAGGTGGAGAGCCGCGACGTGCGCCCCATGCGCCAGAAGGTCACCGTCATCCCCGACCAGGAGGTGAAGGTCCACGCCACCCTGCGCTACGAGCCGCCCCCGGTGCGCGCGGCATCCAAGAGCCTGCTGTCCGTGGACGAGGCCCCCGCCTCCACGACAGTGCTCACGCCGGAGGAGCTGCGCGCCTTCGGCTGGCGCACCCTCGCCGAGGCCCTGGCCGGCGTGCGCGGCTTCTTCCTCACCGACGACCGGACGTACACGTACCTGGGCGTGCGCGGCTTCTCCCCGCCGGGCGACCTCAACACGCGCATCCTCATCCTCTGGGATGGCCACGCGATGAACGACGTGTGGGCCGGCCAGGGCTATGCCGCCCACGACCTGAGCGTGGACCTGGAGGAGGTGGAGCGCATTGAAATCGTGCGCGGCCCTGGCAGCGCCCTGTACGGCACGGGCGCCTTCTTCGGCGTCATCAACGTCGTGCCCCGCGAGTCGCTGGGCCTGGACCGACGCCTGGAGATCACCGGGGCCGTGGGCGCGATGGGCTCCACGCTCGTGCACGCCACCACGTCGTGGGAGGACCCCAACCGCTCCATCCTCTTCAGCCTCGCGGGCATGAATGCCCGGGGCGCGGACACCACCCGCCTGGGCGACCCCGGCCCCATCGTCACCGGCCTGGACGGCGAGAAGGCCGGCACCGGGTCGCTGCGCGCGCGCATCGGCAACCTGTCCCTGGTGGCCCAGCTGCATGGGCGCACCAAGGACGTGCCCACCGCGCCCTATGGCACCCTGGTGGGCGCGCAGGGCACCCGCGTGCAGGACGTGCGCGGCTTCGCCGAGGCGAAGTACGAGCGCGCCCTCTCCGAGCGCATCAACCTGTCCCTGCGCGGCGCGGTGGACCTGAGCCGCTACGAGGGCCACTTCAACTACGGCGGTGACCAGACGAACACCGACTCCGGCGCCGCGGACTGGCTCACCGCCGAGGCGCGCGTGCTGGTGGGCCTGTTCGACGCCAACCGCCTCACCTTCGGCGTGGAGGGCCAGCACCAGCTGCGCGTGGATCAGAAGAGCGTGGGCCCCTCCGTGGAAGAGCCCCTGGGCACGCGCACGCGCTCCCTGGTGTCCGTGTACGCGCTGGACGAGTGGCGCCTGCACCCGCGCCTGAGCCTGTCGCTGGGCTTCCGCGTGGACAAGTACACCGACCTGGACACGCTGCCGCTCACCCCGCGGCTGGCCGTCATCGGCCGGCCCTATGACAAGGGCCTCACGAAGCTCGTCATCGGCCGCGCCTTCCGTGCCCCCAACGTCTACGAGCTGTTCTACCAGGACAACCTCCTCACCCAGCGCCCCGCCGAGCAGCTGCTCCCGGAGACCATCACCACCTTCGAGGTGGAGCACTCGCACGACCTCACGCAGGAGCTGCGCCTGACGGTCGCCGGCTACCACAACCGCATCTCCCAGCTCATCACGCTCAACACCGAGGCCGCGCCCACGCCCCGCTGCGGTCCCGACGGCGCGCCCACCCAGTGCCTCGTGTACGCGAACAGCTCCGGGGAGACGCTGGCGTGGGGCGCGGAGGCCGGGCTGCACTGGCAGCCGGGCCGCTGGCTGCTGGTGGACCTGAGCTATTCCTACGTGACGCTGCGCAATGCCTCGCAGGACGTGGTGCAGGCCAAGCCCGCGCACCTGGCCTCCGGGCGCTTCCTGTTGCCCGTGGGCAACGGCGACATGCGCATCGCCACCCAGGCCACGTACCAGAGCTCGCGCGTGGACAACATCTCCGGCGCCGACAGCGGCGAGGCCCTGCTGCTGGGCTTCGGCGTGTCCGGCGACTACGGCCGGCTGCGCTACTTCGCCGGCGTGAACAACCTGCTGGACACCCGCTACGCCTTCGTCGTGGGCGAGGACGTGTCCGCCGGCCCCGTGCCCCAGTACGGCCGCACCTTCAACCTCCAGCTCACCGGCAGCTTCTGA
- a CDS encoding HIT family protein → MSDVNHPCLGCAIVRGDTRTTGGVLARAPGFVLHAVASPSPVPGWVVLTSEQHVRGWYDLEETPSRELGPFAARVMRAQREVLGAEHVYAFAIGDVLLHFHLHLVPRFADTPPHLRGRGAFDAAPSEHRAPEELEAAAVRLATALAR, encoded by the coding sequence ATGTCAGACGTCAACCACCCCTGCCTGGGCTGCGCCATCGTGCGGGGAGACACCCGCACCACCGGTGGCGTCCTGGCGCGCGCCCCCGGTTTCGTCCTCCACGCCGTGGCCTCGCCCAGCCCCGTCCCCGGCTGGGTGGTGCTGACCAGCGAGCAGCACGTGCGCGGCTGGTACGACCTGGAGGAGACCCCCTCGCGGGAGCTGGGGCCTTTCGCCGCCCGGGTGATGCGCGCCCAGCGCGAGGTGCTCGGGGCGGAGCACGTCTACGCCTTCGCCATTGGCGACGTGCTGCTGCACTTCCACCTGCACCTCGTGCCCCGCTTCGCGGACACACCACCGCACCTGCGGGGTCGGGGCGCCTTCGACGCGGCCCCCTCCGAACACCGTGCCCCGGAGGAGCTCGAGGCCGCCGCCGTCCGGCTGGCGACGGCGCTCGCCCGCTGA
- a CDS encoding response regulator encodes MKNAVLTSPEGEPTASGGPAPVNSKKRVLVVDDFDDAREMYAEYLEFCGFEVDTARNGLEAVEKAQEGEPDIILMDLSLPVMDGWEATRRIKQDTRTRDIPVMALTGHVLAGNAEHALSVGADEFVAKPCLPQDLENKIRNMLKPSKAKPRSGQE; translated from the coding sequence ATGAAGAACGCGGTCCTGACATCCCCGGAGGGCGAACCGACCGCCAGTGGCGGACCCGCCCCCGTGAACTCCAAGAAGCGCGTCCTCGTCGTGGATGACTTCGACGATGCCCGCGAGATGTACGCGGAGTACCTGGAATTCTGCGGGTTTGAGGTCGACACCGCCCGCAACGGCCTGGAGGCCGTGGAGAAGGCCCAGGAGGGGGAGCCGGACATCATCCTCATGGACCTGTCCCTGCCCGTCATGGACGGCTGGGAGGCGACGCGGCGCATCAAGCAGGACACGCGCACCCGCGACATCCCGGTGATGGCCCTCACCGGCCACGTGCTCGCCGGCAACGCCGAACATGCCCTGTCCGTGGGCGCGGACGAGTTCGTCGCCAAGCCCTGCCTGCCGCAGGACCTGGAGAATAAGATCCGCAACATGCTCAAACCCAGCAAGGCCAAGCCCCGCTCGGGTCAGGAGTGA
- a CDS encoding GNAT family N-acetyltransferase yields MADDTSLAFIHPGHPLYDGELELRFRVLREPLGFTRADVKFPFEDASLHLVAHAGDTVTGCVLFHPEDAHGGRLFQMAVAPSLQGQGLGARLVRALEDELRQRRFRHVHLHARAQVVPFYERLGYAVYGEPYVEVGVPHRNMQRDL; encoded by the coding sequence ATGGCCGACGACACCTCGCTCGCCTTCATCCACCCCGGGCACCCGCTGTATGACGGGGAGCTGGAGCTGCGCTTCCGCGTGCTGCGCGAACCGCTGGGCTTCACGCGCGCGGACGTGAAGTTCCCCTTCGAGGACGCGAGCCTCCACCTGGTGGCCCACGCGGGCGACACCGTCACCGGCTGCGTGCTGTTCCACCCGGAGGACGCGCACGGCGGCCGGCTCTTCCAGATGGCGGTGGCGCCCTCGCTCCAGGGCCAGGGCCTGGGGGCCCGGCTGGTGCGCGCGCTGGAGGACGAGCTGCGCCAGCGCCGCTTCCGCCATGTGCACCTGCACGCCCGCGCGCAGGTGGTCCCCTTCTACGAGCGCCTGGGCTACGCCGTCTACGGCGAGCCCTACGTCGAGGTGGGCGTGCCCCACCGGAACATGCAGCGCGACCTCTGA
- the nudC gene encoding NAD(+) diphosphatase produces MSSLKRFQPGYDTPARSRDTALLFLARGMDLLVSDHDGHLALPRGADLPEPAAGAHFLGVLDDTDCYAVALAGDFTPPEGLKFVPARSLYKQVDEATFAVAGRALSIAEWDVSHRFCGKCGTPTQLVAGERARRCPVDHTPFYPRISPAVIVLITRGDQMLLARNASFPEPFFSTVAGFVDPGESLEETVLREVKEEVGVDLKDLTYFGSQPWPFGRSLMVGFMAEYAGGDVTVDGKEIAEARWFDVDDLPRIPPRLSIARHLIDTFIDRVKARRPTS; encoded by the coding sequence GTGAGCTCCCTGAAACGCTTCCAGCCCGGGTACGACACGCCCGCCCGCTCGCGCGACACCGCCCTCCTGTTCCTCGCGCGCGGCATGGACCTGCTCGTGTCCGACCACGACGGCCACCTCGCCCTGCCCCGGGGCGCGGACCTGCCGGAGCCCGCCGCCGGCGCCCACTTCCTGGGCGTGCTCGACGACACGGACTGCTACGCCGTGGCGCTGGCCGGGGACTTCACGCCGCCGGAGGGGCTGAAGTTCGTCCCCGCCCGCTCGCTCTACAAGCAGGTGGATGAGGCCACGTTCGCCGTGGCGGGCCGCGCGCTGTCCATCGCGGAGTGGGATGTGAGCCACCGCTTCTGCGGCAAGTGCGGCACCCCCACGCAGCTCGTCGCGGGGGAGCGCGCCCGTCGCTGCCCCGTGGACCACACGCCCTTCTACCCGCGCATCTCCCCGGCGGTCATCGTCCTCATCACCCGGGGCGACCAGATGCTGCTGGCGCGCAACGCGTCCTTCCCGGAGCCGTTCTTCAGCACCGTGGCCGGCTTCGTGGACCCCGGCGAGTCCCTGGAGGAGACCGTCCTGCGCGAGGTGAAGGAGGAGGTGGGCGTGGACCTGAAGGACCTCACCTACTTCGGCAGCCAGCCGTGGCCCTTCGGCCGGTCGCTGATGGTGGGCTTCATGGCCGAGTACGCGGGCGGCGACGTCACCGTGGACGGCAAGGAGATCGCCGAGGCCCGGTGGTTCGACGTGGACGACCTGCCGCGCATCCCGCCCCGGCTGAGCATCGCCCGGCACCTCATCGACACCTTCATCGACCGGGTGAAGGCCCGCCGGCCCACGTCCTAG
- a CDS encoding carboxypeptidase-like regulatory domain-containing protein: protein MKKHLVMAVLPLLAWGCGDSTDADNDGVADGIRDPNNVSVVVPSTPKGTVSGQVLGTNLQGLADVTVAMTIGSQAAGKSATTDANGNFVMTDVPAAAQVLLTFSKPGYATLRATSTVPAEAGTVPINNGNASFGPITLAQLNSSLRFYVVTPQGRPAAGAKGTLEVDRAGSIILSNYETGTSVVSRVYVEATADDQGVLTFNGVPSGTELARLNGSYNLWVSPMDANGDGVPETGGFVTSYSGAAIVSTSVTRVVNLPFSKPQTNAALAIEGSNVGSLKASQNTDPLNNMVRPGEPIYVYFNQPVQPGSILVRLTDEYAKESLPVTATVNNGGYSATISPSSGIVQEGKEYNIFVRAVSAEGGTNITQTGYFFGGDQASPKAVTITDIRYQETTLPPAATATQLNAGEVVYVTFSAPLKNMSGYNAHIFFDADINGDSKKGEYAVGELGNYTGEGFPLVISEPMFPYATRTPAEKPVFGIQPSTYSTRYAFTYGGSVGLSTGLLKVVVAFSKQAANQGANETYESIWGQPVNVDLDSTGIAIQAAPTPAPVP from the coding sequence ATGAAGAAGCATTTGGTGATGGCCGTATTGCCGCTGCTGGCTTGGGGGTGCGGCGACTCGACCGACGCGGACAATGATGGTGTCGCGGACGGAATTCGCGATCCGAACAACGTGTCGGTGGTGGTGCCTTCGACGCCGAAGGGGACTGTTTCTGGCCAGGTGCTGGGAACGAACCTCCAGGGGCTCGCGGACGTCACGGTGGCGATGACGATCGGCAGCCAGGCGGCGGGCAAGTCGGCGACGACGGACGCCAACGGCAACTTCGTGATGACGGACGTGCCGGCGGCGGCGCAGGTGTTGCTGACGTTCAGCAAGCCGGGCTACGCGACGCTGCGCGCGACGTCCACGGTGCCGGCCGAGGCGGGCACGGTGCCCATCAACAACGGCAATGCGAGCTTCGGTCCCATCACCCTGGCGCAGCTGAACAGCTCGCTGCGCTTCTACGTGGTGACGCCGCAGGGCCGTCCGGCCGCGGGCGCGAAGGGCACGCTGGAGGTGGACCGCGCGGGCTCCATCATCCTGAGCAACTACGAGACGGGCACCTCCGTGGTGAGCCGGGTCTACGTGGAGGCCACGGCGGATGACCAGGGCGTGCTGACGTTCAACGGCGTGCCCTCCGGGACGGAGCTGGCGCGGCTGAACGGCAGCTACAACCTGTGGGTGTCCCCGATGGACGCCAACGGCGACGGTGTCCCGGAGACGGGCGGCTTCGTGACGAGCTACTCGGGTGCCGCCATCGTGAGCACCAGCGTCACGCGCGTCGTGAACCTGCCGTTCTCGAAGCCGCAGACCAACGCGGCGCTGGCCATCGAAGGCAGCAACGTGGGCAGCCTCAAGGCCTCGCAGAACACGGACCCGCTCAACAACATGGTCCGTCCGGGCGAGCCCATCTACGTGTACTTCAACCAGCCGGTGCAGCCGGGCTCCATTCTCGTGCGCCTGACGGACGAGTACGCGAAGGAGTCGCTGCCGGTGACGGCCACCGTGAACAACGGCGGCTATTCCGCGACCATCTCCCCGTCCTCGGGCATCGTCCAGGAAGGGAAGGAGTACAACATCTTCGTGCGCGCCGTGTCCGCCGAGGGTGGCACCAACATCACCCAGACGGGCTACTTCTTCGGTGGTGACCAGGCCAGCCCCAAGGCCGTGACCATCACCGACATCCGCTACCAGGAGACCACCCTGCCGCCCGCGGCGACGGCGACGCAGCTCAATGCCGGCGAAGTCGTCTACGTGACCTTCAGCGCGCCGCTCAAGAACATGTCTGGCTACAACGCCCACATCTTCTTCGACGCGGACATCAACGGCGATAGCAAGAAGGGCGAGTACGCCGTCGGTGAGCTTGGCAACTACACTGGCGAGGGCTTCCCCCTGGTCATCAGTGAGCCCATGTTCCCCTACGCGACGCGGACGCCCGCTGAAAAGCCTGTCTTCGGCATCCAGCCGTCGACCTACAGCACCCGGTACGCCTTCACCTACGGGGGCAGCGTCGGGCTCAGCACGGGCTTGTTGAAGGTCGTCGTCGCCTTCTCCAAGCAGGCCGCCAATCAGGGCGCCAACGAGACCTACGAGAGCATCTGGGGCCAGCCCGTCAACGTGGACCTGGACTCGACGGGAATCGCGATCCAGGCCGCGCCGACTCCGGCCCCCGTTCCTTGA
- a CDS encoding Ig-like domain-containing protein — MPFRQSLFASLLLLPAMLFGPSACLQIPELEADTTQDAGSQDSSPVTVNWLSPGPPGFTNGTLQIRVEVTGPAPERVELLVDGVPVAPLSALHALDWETWLIPEGPHVLAVRATRGAQTFMSTERTVVVDRTRPRMTLQRPAHGEAFVSPGAAIEAAFSEPLLPSSVSRQSIRVTANSAAVAAEVSLSGDGKTLTILPDAPPPVNSEVTVSLDPTVTDLAGNSVDAMYQEWRWRVPAYLTVGEPLFAGKPENSYIEKASLRVGADSRPIVVWSQHGSVHVNRWSGEAWKALGEPLRRGATHIAWDGVLQIDREGRPLVMWMEFPGEAPSQLHVQRWDGAAWTSLGTFQTASLGGGAIFWMGFSSGASGAPMIAWRESNSTQHQFVFRKWDGSAWVAGAAPLPLRMSTTINASGFDLDSAGRPVLSFSENDSQGGLTGHVVRWNGSVWEDVSSGLAGIPWARAVHPDGSILVGVSALVQGQWRPLVQRWDGSAWLTVGGPVDAAPSANSRTIDFLVLDSQGLPVVMLREALPVSVPGTWTGQVRRWTGTRWEDIGGALKASPGMLKRGLPSFALAADDEPIIAWPENPHPTESTWDSLYVYRLNH, encoded by the coding sequence ATGCCCTTCCGCCAAAGCCTCTTCGCGTCGTTGCTGCTCCTGCCGGCGATGTTGTTCGGGCCGAGCGCTTGTCTGCAGATTCCTGAGCTGGAAGCCGACACAACCCAGGATGCTGGAAGCCAGGACAGCTCCCCTGTCACGGTCAACTGGTTGTCGCCAGGGCCCCCTGGCTTCACCAATGGAACGCTGCAGATCCGGGTGGAGGTCACCGGGCCCGCTCCTGAGCGCGTGGAGTTGCTGGTGGATGGCGTTCCGGTCGCCCCGCTCTCCGCCCTCCATGCGTTGGATTGGGAGACCTGGCTGATTCCCGAGGGGCCTCATGTCCTTGCGGTGCGAGCGACTCGGGGGGCGCAGACATTCATGAGTACCGAGCGCACTGTCGTGGTGGATAGGACGCGTCCAAGGATGACCCTCCAGCGCCCTGCCCACGGCGAAGCCTTTGTTTCACCGGGTGCGGCGATAGAGGCGGCGTTCTCAGAGCCCCTTCTGCCCTCCAGCGTCAGCAGACAGTCCATCCGGGTGACCGCGAACTCCGCGGCGGTTGCCGCGGAGGTGTCGCTGTCCGGGGACGGAAAGACACTGACGATTCTTCCTGATGCCCCTCCACCCGTGAACAGTGAGGTCACGGTGTCGCTTGACCCGACTGTCACCGACCTGGCTGGGAACAGCGTGGATGCGATGTATCAAGAGTGGCGGTGGAGGGTTCCTGCCTACCTCACGGTCGGAGAGCCGTTGTTCGCGGGGAAGCCTGAGAACAGCTATATCGAAAAGGCATCGCTTCGCGTTGGGGCGGATTCACGCCCCATCGTGGTGTGGTCGCAGCATGGCAGTGTCCATGTCAATCGTTGGAGCGGCGAGGCATGGAAAGCTCTTGGGGAGCCACTGAGGAGGGGGGCAACCCACATCGCATGGGATGGCGTTCTTCAAATAGATCGTGAAGGGCGCCCGCTCGTGATGTGGATGGAGTTTCCCGGAGAGGCTCCGTCCCAGCTCCATGTCCAACGATGGGATGGCGCGGCTTGGACGTCCCTCGGGACGTTCCAGACCGCCAGTCTGGGAGGCGGCGCCATCTTTTGGATGGGCTTCAGCAGTGGGGCGAGCGGTGCCCCGATGATTGCATGGCGGGAAAGCAATTCGACCCAGCACCAGTTCGTGTTTCGCAAGTGGGATGGCAGCGCGTGGGTGGCGGGGGCCGCACCCTTGCCATTGCGGATGAGCACGACCATCAACGCCTCGGGGTTTGATCTGGATTCAGCGGGGCGGCCTGTTCTCTCCTTTTCGGAGAATGACTCGCAGGGAGGATTGACGGGTCATGTGGTGAGATGGAACGGGTCGGTCTGGGAGGATGTCTCAAGCGGTCTCGCTGGGATTCCCTGGGCCCGTGCAGTCCATCCGGATGGAAGCATCCTCGTGGGTGTCAGCGCGCTGGTGCAGGGGCAATGGAGGCCGCTCGTCCAGCGCTGGGACGGAAGCGCATGGCTTACCGTGGGAGGCCCTGTCGATGCGGCGCCCAGCGCCAACTCTCGGACCATTGACTTCCTTGTCCTGGATTCCCAAGGCCTGCCGGTGGTCATGCTCAGGGAAGCGCTTCCTGTTTCAGTGCCCGGCACCTGGACGGGACAGGTGCGGCGTTGGACTGGAACCCGCTGGGAAGACATTGGTGGAGCCCTGAAAGCGAGCCCTGGCATGTTGAAGAGGGGGTTGCCCTCGTTCGCCCTTGCCGCTGACGACGAGCCGATCATCGCCTGGCCGGAAAACCCCCATCCGACAGAGAGCACCTGGGACAGCCTCTACGTGTACCGCCTCAACCACTGA
- a CDS encoding FKBP-type peptidyl-prolyl cis-trans isomerase yields the protein MIRPLLLCAVLALAGCGDSSGDPAKETYADALGVDLAAMNKSDSGLYTQDLTVGDGAEASPGKVVQVHYSGWLPDGTLFDSSIPRGTPISLVLAKGRVIDGWVEGVSGMRAGGKRKLVIPSDMGYGSEGSPPAIPSNAVLVFDVQLLNTY from the coding sequence ATGATTCGACCCCTTCTTCTGTGTGCCGTGCTGGCCCTCGCGGGCTGTGGTGACTCCTCCGGGGACCCCGCCAAGGAGACGTACGCCGACGCGCTGGGCGTGGACCTGGCCGCGATGAACAAGAGCGACTCCGGGCTGTACACGCAGGACCTGACGGTCGGCGACGGCGCGGAGGCCTCCCCCGGCAAGGTCGTCCAGGTGCACTACTCCGGGTGGCTCCCGGATGGCACGCTGTTCGACAGCAGCATCCCTCGCGGCACGCCCATCTCTCTCGTCCTCGCCAAGGGCCGCGTCATCGACGGCTGGGTCGAAGGCGTCTCCGGCATGCGCGCGGGCGGCAAGCGCAAGCTCGTCATCCCCTCCGACATGGGCTACGGCAGCGAGGGTTCGCCGCCCGCCATCCCCAGCAACGCCGTGCTCGTCTTCGACGTGCAGTTGCTGAACACCTACTGA
- a CDS encoding radical SAM protein gives MPAARPHIEPRRVPTADSVVVKEIYLSLQGESSHAGLLCAFIRLTGCHLRCSYCDSEFAFHGGNRMKNADVVTQILALNTPAVEVTGGEPLLQPGVYPLMESLLDAGLKVLLETSGAIDVRLVPPAVHKIVDMKTPSSGECDRNDYRNFASMNANDELKFVIGSREDYEWSRALITEHGLGSRPYGVLFSTIFDKLHPRELAEWIIEDRLPVRFQLQMHKYMWDPNARGV, from the coding sequence ATGCCCGCCGCACGACCGCACATCGAGCCCCGCCGCGTCCCCACCGCCGACTCTGTGGTGGTGAAGGAAATCTACCTCTCCCTCCAGGGGGAGTCCTCCCACGCCGGCCTGCTCTGCGCCTTCATCCGCCTCACGGGCTGCCACCTGCGCTGCTCGTACTGCGACAGCGAGTTCGCCTTCCACGGCGGCAACCGCATGAAGAACGCGGACGTCGTCACGCAGATCCTGGCGCTCAACACGCCCGCGGTGGAGGTGACGGGCGGAGAGCCCCTGCTCCAGCCCGGCGTGTACCCGCTGATGGAGTCGCTGCTGGACGCGGGCCTCAAGGTGCTCCTGGAGACGAGCGGCGCCATCGACGTGCGGCTCGTGCCCCCGGCCGTCCACAAGATCGTGGACATGAAGACGCCGTCGTCGGGCGAGTGCGACCGCAATGACTACCGCAACTTCGCGTCGATGAACGCCAACGACGAGCTCAAGTTCGTCATCGGTTCGCGCGAGGACTACGAGTGGTCCCGCGCGCTCATCACCGAGCACGGGCTGGGCTCCCGGCCCTACGGCGTCCTGTTCTCCACCATCTTCGACAAGCTCCACCCGCGCGAGCTGGCGGAGTGGATCATCGAGGACCGGCTCCCCGTGCGCTTCCAGCTCCAGATGCACAAGTACATGTGGGACCCCAACGCGCGCGGCGTGTGA